CTCGGGAAACCGGAGCGCGTTTTCATCAGTCGGACGGTATTCTACGCGGCACGATGAACGATCTGACCGAGACCCGGATCCGCGAGAACATCGCCGTCCTCACGTTGGGCGGCGAGGAGATGACGACGAGCTGGGGCGCCAACTGCACCGCGATCGGGGGCGCTCATGCGACGCTCGTCGTCGATCCCCTGATCGCGCCGGCGCACGCGCGGGCGGTCGAAGAGGCGGTCACGCGGATTTTCGCGGCGCCGGTGCGGTGGGTCGTGCTGACGCATCATCACACCGATCACGCGCTCGGCTCCTCCTGGTTCGCGCGGAACGGGGCGACGGTCGTCGCGCACGCCCAATGCCGGCGCGGGATCGAGACGTTCCATCCGGCGATCGTCGCCGAGCGGAAGCGCGACCCGGCGCTCGCCGGGCTCTTCGCCGACGCGGAGTGTCTCCCTCCCGCCCTGACTTTTTCCGGAGAGCTCACGATCGACCTCGGCGGCGTCGGGGTTCGGGTGTTCCACACCGGCCACGGACACACGGCGGGAGACGCGGCCGTCCATGTTCCCGCGGAATCCGTCGTCGTGACCGGAGACCTCGTCTCGAACGGGTATCACGTCAACTTCGAGGACGCCTCGCTCGAGGGCTTCGAGGCCGGCCTCGAAAGGCTGCTTTCGATCGGCGCCGCGACGTACGTCCCCGGGCACGGCGCGCCGGGAGGAGCGGAGATCGTGGAAGCGGAACGGAAGTACCTGACGCGAATCCGCGAGCTCGTCCGCGAAGACGGATCGGGAGCGGAACGGGTCGAGCGCATCCGCCGCGCCTTCCCCGGCTTCCTCCTCGAAATGGTCCTTCCGGACACGGCGCGGCGGTTCTCGGCGCCCTAGCCGGTTGCTGAAAAAGGGTCCGTGGCGGGGTTGCGAGCGCCGCCGGCTCGAACGCAAGACGCCGTCGCGAAGACGATGCCGATTGCATCGTCCAGCGACGGCAACGCCGCAGGCGGGCCGGCGCCGCCGCAACCTTTTGGTGGAGTGAGTCTTGCCGTTCGCCTGTCATCACGTCCGGCGCGACACGACGCTTCGCCTCGAGAGCCGCGCGGTAGTGCGAACGATCGGCAAGACTCGCGACACCCCGCTCGGATTCCCTTTTTCAGCAGCCTGCCAGGTCACCGCCGAGGCTCCCTCACCCGGCGCGCTCCGCGCGCCGGCCTCTCCCGCCGGGAGAGGCGGGTCCTATCCGAGCGCTTTCTTCTTTTCCTCGAGCTCCCGCTTCGCCGACTCGAGCGCGGCGCGCCGGTCCGGATTCGTGGTGCGCGCGAGCTGCTCGGCGATCCGCGCGAGCGACAGGTCGATCGCGTGGCGCTCCCCCCGAAGCCGGGTGTCGGCGCGCCGGGCGGCGTCGGAGACGGCCGAGCGTTCTTCCCGGGCCGATTCCTTCTCCGCCGGGAGGTCTTCCTCGCTTTTTCCCCAACCGCGAGCCATCTCCGCTCCTGAACCTACGATACGCCGTCCCGGCGCGGGCGCAAGTCCCCGGGCGGTCTCTACCTCGGAGCCTTCCCGAGCCCGGCGGCGATATCGGCGACCAACGCCGCCTCCTTCTCGATCACCCCGGCGACTCGGGCGACCTCGCGCTCGGCGAGGTCCCATTTCTTCTGCTCGACGGCCTCGCGCACGGCCGGCAGCGTCTTGACTCCGTATCCCGTGTAGAAACCGGGCGCATACACCTGGTGCCGGAACCACGGGCGGCCCGGGAGGCCCGCGTCGGAAAGCAGCGTCCGTTCGGCGCGTTTCAACTTCTCGTTGGCCGCCGCGAGAATCTCCGGGCGCGCTCCCGCGGCGAGCGCGGCGTCGAACGCCCGGTCGAACGCCTTCGCCGCGTCGGCGAGCTTCGCCTGCGCGTTCTCGAGCGGAGCGAAACCGATCACCGGAGGGACCGGCGCTTCCTTCGGGGCGATCGTCGGCCGCCGCGGGTCGTCGATGGCGGCAAAGACACCCTCCTCGATCTCGCGGTTCTTCTCGCGCACCTCGGCGCGCTCCTTCTCGGCCTGGCGGCGGATGTCGCGGATGTAGTGAGCGACCGCCTCGGAGAGCGCTTCGAAGTCGAAGGGCAGGAGGTCCGCGCCGGCCAGGCGGAGCACCGCGGTTCCCGCGGCTTGCGCGAGCGCCCGGCCGTACACGAAATCACGGTCCGAGAAATGGGTGTACCAGAAGAAATCGTCGTAGATCGAGTGGTAGATGCCGCCGTCGTCCTCGCCGTCGAACCCGACGTTCGCGGAAGCGATTCCGAGGTGGTCGATGAATACCGTGTAATCGGATCCGGACCCGAGCGCGTCCACCGGATTCTCTTTCCGGCCGCGGACCTCCTCCGGGGTGGGCGCTTCCTCCGAATCCCGTTCCCCCGCGCGTTCCCGCCGCGCCGCTTCGGAGATCGCGCGCCGCCGCAGCCGCTCGGCGATCGACACCCGGCTCTCGGGGTCCGTCACGGATTCGGCCACACCCTGGAAAAAGCGCTGGAGACTGTGCGATGCGCCGGCGTTCCAGAACCCGCGCGCGTTCGAGTCGGAATTGATGTAGACGACGGCCTTCCGGGAAAGCTCGTCCGCATGCGTCTCCGCCCACTCGGTCGAGCCGAGGAGGCCCGGCTCCTCGCCGTCCCACGCGCAGTAGACGATCGTCCGCTTCGGCCGCCACCCTTTCTTCCAGAGATCGCCGAGCGCGCGCGCCTCCTCGAGCATCGCGGATTGGCCGGAGATCGGGTCTTCGGCGCCGTTGACCCACGCGTCGTAGTGATTGCCGCGCACGATCCAGTCGTCCGGGAATTGCGCGCCCCGGAGGGTCGCGACGACGTCCCGGACGGGCTTGACGTCCCAGTGAGACTTCACGCGCAGATGGACCGTCGCCGCTCCCGGCCCGACGTGGTACGAAAAAGGAAGCGCGCCGCGCCAGCCGTCCGGCGCCATCGGCCCGTCGAGGCGCCGGAGCATCGGTTCCGCGTCGGCGTAGGAAATCGGCATGACGGGGATCTTCGTCAAAGTCTTCGCTTCCGAAAGCGCCAGGCGCTTCCCGCCCGGGACCGATCCCGTGCCGGGAGTTTCGGGATCGCCCGGATAGAGCGGCATGTCGGCGACGCTCCCGCGCTGCACGCCGTCCGGCGGCCGGAACGGCCCCTTCGGGAAGACGTCTCCTTCGCGGTAGCCGTCCTCGTGCGGGTCGGAATAGATGATGCAGCCGACGGCGCCGTGCTCGGCCGCGACCTTCGGCTTGATCCCCCGCCACGAATGCCCGTAACGGGCGATCGCGATCTTTCCGGCGACACTCACCCCGAGCCGGTCGAGCTCCTCGTAGTCGGCCGGGATTCCGTAGTTGACATACACGAGCGGCGCCGTAACGTCGCCGTCGATCGAATAGGCGTTGTAGGTGGGGAGTTGCTCGGATTTCTGACTCGAAGTCGGGTCCTCGGCAACCGCCGGCTCCGCCAGCTTCGCCGTGAACTGCACGGGCGCGGTCATCTCGAGGATCCGTTCGGAGGGCGTGGGGAAGAGGACGTCGAAGGTCTCGATCTTCGCGTCCCAGCCGAAGCTTCGGAACCGATCGAGGATCCATTCGGCATTGATCCGGTCCTGCTCGGACCCGGTGTGGTGCGGGCGCGCGGAAAGCGTGCGCATCGTTTCGCGGATCGTGTTCGGATCGATCGCGGAGCGGAACGCGGTCTCGCGCGCGGTCTCGTCCGCCGCGGAGCCGGCGAGGAAGCCGCGGATCGCCGACTTCTCGTCGGCGCGCGCCGCCGCGGCGAGAAGGAATACGGCCATCAGGACGGTCGGGAGACGTTTCATCGGACCTCCAAGTTGTGGCGGAAGCATAGCAGCGGAATCAAGCGATCCGGGTGACCGTCGGGCATCGGCGGAGGCCGAATTATCGCCGATCGGCACTTCGAAATGACAAACGGTGGACTCTCGGGCGTCTCTACTACCATGATCGCCATGACCGACGAGATTCCCCGAAGTCCCGCGGGGAAGATCGTGGACGCCGCTCCGGCGGGGGACGCCGGTGTTGGCCTCTGGCGACGACTGTTCTCGGAGCTGGCGAGCGGCCGGACTTCCGCCATCGAGGAGCTCTACGACGTCTGCTCACGACAGGTCTTCGGGCTCGCCGTCTGGAGGACGGGATCGATCGAGGACGCAAACGACGTCGTCCAGGAGCTCTTCGTCAGGCTCGTCCAACGACGCGGCGATCTTTCAGGGGTGGCGAACCCCAGGGCATGGCTGCTTTCCGTCGCGCGCCGCCTGGCGGTCGACGTGACCCGGCGAAAGAAACGCCGGCCGACGAGCTCCCTCGAAGATTGCCCTTTGCTCGTCGCGGCGGAAAACGATCCGGGACGCGCGATCGACGCCGCCCGGGCGTCGCGTTGGATGGCCGCGCTTCCTTCGGCGCAGCGCGAGGCGATCTACCTGCGGCACTTCGCCGATTGCACGTTCGAGACGATCGGCGACATCACCCACGTTCCGACATTCACGGCCGCGAGCCGCTACCGGCTCGGGATGGCGAGGCTTCGCAAACGCATGGGAGAAGAGAAATGAGAGACGATCGCGACCCCCTCGACGGCGCCGGGCCTCCTTTGCCGCCGGCGGAGCTGCGCGCCCGGGTGCTCGCGGCCGTGGGTCCGGTCCTTGCGCGCGAGCCTGTCGGCCGATGGACGCGGATCTGGCAGAGCCGGCCCTTGAGGATCTCCTGGGCCGCCGCGATGGCTCTTCTCGCGCTCGCGCACGTCGCACTTTCGCTGAGGGCCCCGCGCCGGGAAGGACCTCCCGTCGTGGCCTCGGTTCCCCGTGACAACGAACGGGCGGCTCGACCCCGCCACGAGCCGGAGCTCGCTCGCGCGATCTCGCTTCCGCGGATCGATCCCGACGACGAAGCCTGGACTGCTCTCTTCGAGGAAGCGGGTACCGACGAAATCGGCCATCGACGGCATTCCGTGAGGCCGCCCTCCGGAAAGGAGAAATCATGATGACTTCCCAGGATCGCTCGTCTCTCGGAAAGCTCGCTGCCGTGGTCTCGATGACCGCCGCACTCGCCGTCCTTCTCGGGGTCCGGCTCGACCGGCGCGGCGGGACGGCAGAGGCGCATCCGCTGGCGATCGGGGGCGCGGTCGTCCCCGATCCCGCGCCGATCCGGATGGCGGCGCTCACGTTTCCGTGCTGGGCATGCAGTCAGTTCTCGCTTTCCTGGCCGATTCAATTCAGAACCGACCTCGACCTGATCGCTCCGCTCGGAACGGGGACGGAGAACGCGGCGAGGTGGTTCGCGGACTTTGCGAAGCCGAACGGTCGACGCTCTCGCGAAGGGGACGCGGCGATGGACCGTCGAGTCGAAGGCCCGAACGATGTCGGAAAAGTCCTGCCTCCGGAGGATCCGCTGCTGCGCGAGGCCGAGCCGTGGTGCGATCAGGCGACGATGCGCTTCTATCCGGACGTCTTCGCAACGAGGGGGACCGACACCCAGATTCCGAACCTGCTCCTCGCGCTCGCGTTCGCAAGGTCGTGGGTGGCGCGAGGCGAGGCGTCTCCCGATCCGGAGCGGGCGATGGAAGATTTCCGCCGAGCGATCCGGCTCGGGCGGCTGCTCCGGCAGGACGACACCATCCTGATCAGCGATCTCGTCGGCCTGGCGGCGATCCGCATCGGCACCGAGGGGATCTACGATCTGGCCCGCCGTCGGGGAGACATGAAGCTGGCTCTCGCGGCGTCCCTGGTCCTGGGCGAAGCCGCGCCGCAAAGGTTTCGCACCGCCGAGCAGGTGACGCGGATCGACGTCATGCCCTACCTTTCCGGACCCGACCCGTCGCACGTCACGCTCGCGCTGCCGGACAAGAAGCTCGACGAGATCGTCACGGTCGCGACGAAGGATCCCGACCGCAGATTCCGTTTCGAGTCGATGATGTCTCTGAACATCGTTCGGTTCCTGGGAAAGCCGGCGCAGCGGGAGAAGGCGGCCGAGACGCTCGCGTCGCTCGCGAAGTCGGACGATCCGATCATCGTGAGCCAGGCCGAATGGGCGGGAGACACGCCTCCGTCGCCGGACCGGTTGGAAGCGCCCTTTTCGGACAAGCTCCACCCGATGAGGTGAGGGGTCAGGAACCGCCGCTCGGGCGTGCAGGGCTCCCTCACCCCCGCCCCTCTCCCGCCGGGAGAGGGGTTTGCCCGCGATGCCGAAGCGTCAGGGTGACGCAGAACGCGTGCTATCTTCCCCGCCTCATGCTGCGCGCCGGGATCGTGGGACTGCCCAACGTCGGGAAATCGACGCTCTTCAACGCGCTGACGAAGACGCGCAAGGCCGAGGCCGCGAACTACCCGTTCTGCACGATCGACCCCAACGTCGGGGTCGTGACCGTTCCCGACGAACGGCTGGAGCCGCTCGCGAAGATCGTCAAGACGCAGGTCCTGATCCCGGCGACGGTCGAGTTCGTCGACATCGCCGGCCTCGTCGCGGGTGCGTCGAAGGGGGAAGGGCTCGGCAACAAGTTCCTCTCGCACATCCGCGAGGTCGACGCGATCGTCGAGGTCGTCCGCTGCTTCGAGGACAAGGACATCATTCACGTCTCGGGGAAAATCGACCCGGTCGCCGACATCGAGACGATCACGACGGAGCTCGTCCTGGCCGATCTCGAGACCGTCGGCAAGGCGCTCGAGAAGGCCGAGCGGCTCGCCAAGGGGAACAACAAGGAGGCGAAGGCGGAGGCCGATCTCGCGCGGCGGATGCAGGCGCATCTCGACGCCGGACGCCCGGCGATCGAGTTCGATTTCGGCCCCGAAGATCGCGAGATCGCGGCGAGGCGCTGGTTCCTCCTGTCGATGAAGCCCACGCTCTTCGCCTGCAACGTCGCCGAGTCCGACCTCACCAACGCCGAGAAGCTCCCGGCCGTGCAGGCGGTCATGGAATTCGCGGAGCGGCACGCCGGGAGCGAGGCGATCGTCATCTCCGCGCAGATCGAGGCGGAGCTCTCCGAGCTCTCCGACGCGGAGGCGGCCGAGTACTTGAAGTCCCTCGGCGTCCTGGAGTCGGGTGTCGGGCGGCTGATCCGAGCGACGTATCACCTGCTCGGCCTTCGAACGTTCCTGACGGCCGGCGAGAAGGAGGTCCGCGCGTGGACGATCCACCAGGGGGACACCGCCCCCAGGGCGGCCGGCGTGATCCACTCCGACTTCGAGCGCGGGTTCATTCGCGCGGAGACGGTCGCGTACAAGGACCTGATCGACACCGGATCGATGGCGGCCGCGCGCGAAAAAGGGATCGTCCGGCAGGAGGGGAAGGAGTACGTGGTGCAGGACGGCGACGTGATGCTGTTCAAATTCAATGTGTGAGCGGCTCCGGGCCGCTCACACATTGAATTCTCGCGGGCGCGGCGATGCATCGAGGCGGACGGGCGCGTGCCGCCGGCCGCCGCCACGACGTACGCTCGCCGGTACGCCTTAGGCGACGACCGGCGACCCGCATCCCGTCGGCCTCGCGCCTCACCGCGCCTCGTCGTTCGGTCAACTGAAGTGGTCTTCGCCGCCGAGGTTCGGCTGGCGCGGACCATCCATCGAGCCCTCCGTGCGCGAACGGCCCACCCGCGGCCGCAACGTACTCCCCGGTACGCCGCGGCCCCGGAATGCCCCGGCGGGCTCTCGGCTGGCCACGCCGTCGGCGCTCGCATCTGGCCGCTTTCTTCCCGCGCATTCAGTAATACAAGAAAACCGCCGGCGTCGGATCGGCCTATCGGGACGAATCGTTGAGATTCTGCGCCTCGGCAGCGACGAGGCCGAAGCCCCTGTCGCGGGATTCCTTCGCGAGAATCCGGAGCTGCCGGTAGCCCTCCTGCTTTCTTCCGGCGAGGATTTCGATCTCCGCGCCGGCGCGGCGAGCCTCGAGAATGTAGAAGAGCCATCCGGACTTTCCGGCTCGATCCTGGAATTCCGCAGAGAGCCTCCGCGCCGCGCCCAGGTCCCGCGCCTCGGTTTCGACTCGAACGGCCTCCAGGAGAACGGCAAGATTCGCGCCGTTCTGGTGGTTGTCTTTCAACAGGGTTCGAGCCTTCTCGCAGAGTGACCGGGCTTGGGAGGCCCTGCCCAAACCCAGATCCGCCCGCGCCTCTTCGGCGAGCGCATTCGCTCCGTTGCCGGTTTGCCGCAAATTTGCGAAAACCCGGGCCGCCTCTGCCGCGAGCGGCGCGGCCTCCGCGTAGCGCCCTTCGGCGTCGCGGAGAGTCGCGATCAGCATCTGCGATTCCGCCGCCTTGTCTTTGATCCCCAACTTGCGTCTTCCGGCGAGGGCTTTCTGATAATGGGTCTCCGCCTGCGAAAGGTCGCCTTCGTCGAAAAACACGTTTCCGAGGTCGTTCTCGTGCGTCGCTTCGGCGTCGGGGTCCCCGAGTTTTTTCGACAGCGCGAGCGCGCTCTCGTAATTCCTGCGCGCTTCGTCGAGACGCCCCTGCGCCAGAAACGTGTCCGCGAGAGAGGCGAGGCCGTAGGCGAGATCTCCATCGTCGTCGATTCTTCGGCTGATTGACACGCCCTCTTCCTGGAGCGCGAGCGCACGTTCGAACTGACCCTGATCCGCCAGGACGTTGCCGGTGGCCGTCAGACCCCACACGATTCCCCGCTGGTCGGCGATCTCGCGATAGATCGCGAGAATCTGACGACCCTCGTTGAGCGTGGAGTCGACGTCGCCCCGAAGCCAGTCGATGATCGCAAGGTCGCTCAGAGCGTGCGCTTCGCCCTTTCGGTTGCCGGTCCGCACGAAGGTCGCCTCCGCCCGCCGCCAGAGGGTTTGCGCATCGTCGTATTTTCCTTCGTCACTGGTCGCGTTGGCGATTCCGATCAACGCCTCGGCTTCGCCG
Above is a genomic segment from Thermoanaerobaculia bacterium containing:
- a CDS encoding MBL fold metallo-hydrolase, producing the protein MNDLTETRIRENIAVLTLGGEEMTTSWGANCTAIGGAHATLVVDPLIAPAHARAVEEAVTRIFAAPVRWVVLTHHHTDHALGSSWFARNGATVVAHAQCRRGIETFHPAIVAERKRDPALAGLFADAECLPPALTFSGELTIDLGGVGVRVFHTGHGHTAGDAAVHVPAESVVVTGDLVSNGYHVNFEDASLEGFEAGLERLLSIGAATYVPGHGAPGGAEIVEAERKYLTRIRELVREDGSGAERVERIRRAFPGFLLEMVLPDTARRFSAP
- a CDS encoding transferrin receptor-like dimerization domain-containing protein → MKRLPTVLMAVFLLAAAARADEKSAIRGFLAGSAADETARETAFRSAIDPNTIRETMRTLSARPHHTGSEQDRINAEWILDRFRSFGWDAKIETFDVLFPTPSERILEMTAPVQFTAKLAEPAVAEDPTSSQKSEQLPTYNAYSIDGDVTAPLVYVNYGIPADYEELDRLGVSVAGKIAIARYGHSWRGIKPKVAAEHGAVGCIIYSDPHEDGYREGDVFPKGPFRPPDGVQRGSVADMPLYPGDPETPGTGSVPGGKRLALSEAKTLTKIPVMPISYADAEPMLRRLDGPMAPDGWRGALPFSYHVGPGAATVHLRVKSHWDVKPVRDVVATLRGAQFPDDWIVRGNHYDAWVNGAEDPISGQSAMLEEARALGDLWKKGWRPKRTIVYCAWDGEEPGLLGSTEWAETHADELSRKAVVYINSDSNARGFWNAGASHSLQRFFQGVAESVTDPESRVSIAERLRRRAISEAARRERAGERDSEEAPTPEEVRGRKENPVDALGSGSDYTVFIDHLGIASANVGFDGEDDGGIYHSIYDDFFWYTHFSDRDFVYGRALAQAAGTAVLRLAGADLLPFDFEALSEAVAHYIRDIRRQAEKERAEVREKNREIEEGVFAAIDDPRRPTIAPKEAPVPPVIGFAPLENAQAKLADAAKAFDRAFDAALAAGARPEILAAANEKLKRAERTLLSDAGLPGRPWFRHQVYAPGFYTGYGVKTLPAVREAVEQKKWDLAEREVARVAGVIEKEAALVADIAAGLGKAPR
- a CDS encoding RNA polymerase sigma factor, with product MTNGGLSGVSTTMIAMTDEIPRSPAGKIVDAAPAGDAGVGLWRRLFSELASGRTSAIEELYDVCSRQVFGLAVWRTGSIEDANDVVQELFVRLVQRRGDLSGVANPRAWLLSVARRLAVDVTRRKKRRPTSSLEDCPLLVAAENDPGRAIDAARASRWMAALPSAQREAIYLRHFADCTFETIGDITHVPTFTAASRYRLGMARLRKRMGEEK
- the ychF gene encoding redox-regulated ATPase YchF produces the protein MLRAGIVGLPNVGKSTLFNALTKTRKAEAANYPFCTIDPNVGVVTVPDERLEPLAKIVKTQVLIPATVEFVDIAGLVAGASKGEGLGNKFLSHIREVDAIVEVVRCFEDKDIIHVSGKIDPVADIETITTELVLADLETVGKALEKAERLAKGNNKEAKAEADLARRMQAHLDAGRPAIEFDFGPEDREIAARRWFLLSMKPTLFACNVAESDLTNAEKLPAVQAVMEFAERHAGSEAIVISAQIEAELSELSDAEAAEYLKSLGVLESGVGRLIRATYHLLGLRTFLTAGEKEVRAWTIHQGDTAPRAAGVIHSDFERGFIRAETVAYKDLIDTGSMAAAREKGIVRQEGKEYVVQDGDVMLFKFNV